A stretch of Brassica rapa cultivar Chiifu-401-42 chromosome A08, CAAS_Brap_v3.01, whole genome shotgun sequence DNA encodes these proteins:
- the LOC103833071 gene encoding major pollen allergen Ole e 10, with product MAKAHICLYFVIFLYLYSEGTFTRVNAEGHHGEWCVAKPATKKEKLQQIIDFACSKVNCAAISNGGACYSPEDLLLHASVAMNNYYQAEGRHFWNCNFAGSGIIAITDPSTGNCKYQLKK from the exons ATGGCTAAAGCACATATATGTCTTTATTTCGTCATCTTTTTATACCTTTATTCAG AAGGAACTTTCACGAGAGTCAACGCAGAG GGTCATCATGGGGAGTGGTGTGTGGCGAAACCAGCTACGAAGAAAGAAAAACTTCAACAAATTATTGATTTTGCATGTTCTAAAGTCAATTGTGCAGCTATATCGAATGGCGGTGCATGTTATTCTCCTGAGGATCTCCTTCTTCATGCTTCTGTAGCCATGAATAATTATTATCAAGCAGAAGGAAGACACTTTTGGAATTGCAATTTCGCAGGCTCTGGCATCATTGCCATAACTGATCCGA gCACTGGAAATTGCaaatatcaattaaaaaaatga
- the LOC103833072 gene encoding pentatricopeptide repeat-containing protein DWY1, chloroplastic, with amino-acid sequence MALESAFSASFCSFPFPKAITIERETLSFRRIITSGAKGIAGEGEVQNLRISTDVKRVFKKEKAETQAHNSGRATSRRLSGSVLEDKQEISGQKKAILDRSKAVVKLKSLGKEVREAGYVPETKYVLHDIDEEAKERALMHHSERLAIAFGLINTPPGTTIRVMKNLRICGDCHNFIKVLSSIEGREFIVRDNKRFHHFRDGSCSCGDYW; translated from the coding sequence ATGGCTCTGGAGTCTGCTTTCTCCGCGAGTTTCTGCTCCTTCCCTTTCCCAAAAGCAATCACCATTGAGAGAGAAACCTTATCCTTTCGCCGAATCATTACCTCGGGAGCCAAGGGAATTGCAGGTGAGGGTGAAGTTCAAAACTTAAGGATAAGCACTGATGTCAAAAGGGTTTTCAAGAAAGAGAAAGCTGAGACCCAAGCTCACAATAGTGGCAGAGCAACATCAAGAAGACTTTCAGGATCAGTACTGGAAGATAAGCAGGAGATCTCAGGACAGAAGAAAGCTATTTTAGATAGAAGCAAGGCCGTAGTGAAGCTGAAATCTTTAGGAAAAGAAGTGAGAGAGGCTGGCTATGTACCAGAGACAAAGTATGTTCTTCATGATATTGATGAAGAAGCTAAAGAGAGAGCATTGATGCATCACAGTGAACGGTTAGCTATTGCGTTTGGGCTTATAAACACGCCTCCTGGGACGACCATAAGAGTGATGAAGAATTTGAGGATATGCGGAGATTGCCACAACTTCATTAAGGTGTTGTCGAGTATTGAAGGTAGAGAGTTCATTGTAAGAGATAACAAGAGGTTTCACCATTTTAGAGATGGTAGTTGCTCTTGTGGAGATTATTGGTAG